From Periophthalmus magnuspinnatus isolate fPerMag1 chromosome 6, fPerMag1.2.pri, whole genome shotgun sequence:
gttttctgtagACGCTCTCATGATTCCATTACACTTTCTGCTGGTCATTCTATGCGAGATCGCCTCCACAACCCAGATCCACACCCACAGCTGATTATGGCTAACAGTTAGCACACCGCCGACGCTACGGAACTTAGCACTGTGGTTGTAACGATAGCTTACAATGGTGTAGGTTACTACAGTAATGTTGGCACCTTATCACTTAACTTACGTTCCTGTTTTACACGCGTGCAGAGAGGACTGTCTATTCACTTCGCCGGTATTTGTGGACCCTTCGCTGTTAGTTTCGTGCTAATAGTGTTAGCCAAGTGGTGCTTGACAGTAgtctgctaactgctaactgcaAGCAAGTCTTGGGATTTGTTTTGCTAGAGGGCTAGTACTATTGTGCTAGGGTGCTACCCTATTCGGACTAGTTTATGCTGAATTACCAAAGATTTCAAGAACATTTGTCGTAAGTATGTGCATATTTGCTGTGTCGTCTCATGTTCCCCGTTTGGTTGATAATAGTGGTTATTTTTTATCCAGCTAGTAAACGCTTGTGGTAGTGGCACTATTATGGATAGGTAGTAGTCTGTTGATGTTATGTTAACATGCTAAGTAAAACACTTGctttacaatataatataatataatatgagaACACTGCATGTGGAAATTAACTATGTTACATTCATAACTTACAAAACATTAGTAGGCTAAGGACACTACAGACAAAAAGGTCttcaatgtttgtttatttttgttgttgtaaaaacctgttttgtttttgtttgttttttattacaaatgcaATATGTAGTCAAGTAAAGGAGATGAGACAACATCTCGTTGCAGCTGACTCAGTTTATTTTGGATCGAGTTTTGCTTATgtactttgcttttttttccattctctTTTTTTCAGGCTTGTAATTTGGGCTGGATACAAGATATCAACCATGTTTGAAACACTGTCTTAATGAAACCACCAACACTTAAAGATCCATATAATAAGACTGCTGgcttttatctttttatctCTACATGACAACAACATGATTACTTTTGCTGACCCCACCCAGTTAATTGGGACAAGTATCCCACCAAATCCATCTTTCCAAATGATATGATAGTAGCTGCCTGGATTACTTTTTGTGCCTGCAGAAGCCTTGCACAGGTTCTGCTTCGCCTTTCTTCCTCAAATTCCTTCACTACTCTTTGGGGGACCCTTGCCACTACATCCATGGGAAACAGCTGTGTGTGCCGGGAAGACAGTGATTTCGAGGACCATCACCATGGATCAACCCGGGCATCTCGGGGACAATCTAGGCGGGTTGATCATGGAACCACAGTTGGTGCTGAGGTCGGAGAGGCACGCAGCAGCCGACCCAGGGATCCAGTTAGGCCTCCACGCAGAGGGAGAGGGCCGCATGAGCCTAGACGCAAGAAACAAAATGTGGACGGCCTAGTGCTGGATACATTGGCTGTCATCAGGACACTTGTAGACAAGTAGGCCCTAACATTCAGAACACTGGACAtgcacaatgcatttttttattttttatatttacaatatataagCATGTTTCATAATGATGacaaaatgcatgtatttaGCTGTGATGACTCATTAATATTAATCATTTGTTATTTCCAATTGTTTCATATTATTTACACAATTGGTGTAGAAatctaaacaaacacaaatgtaattTGCTTTAATGGGTAGACATGACATTGTCATCACAAATATTTCACTAATGCTTCTACACCTAACTCAAGTTTCTCTATTGTTTTAACAGTGACCAAGAACCTCCTTACTCTATGATAACTTTGCATGAAATGGCAGAAACTGGTAAGAATTGTATATTTTACAATCAGTATAATATCTCAAGGAATTAATTTGCACAGTGCATTATAAGTATTTGTATAAATATCACAAAACTAACTAAATAATTGGTCATAGCTGAGGTTGACCTGCCCAAATTCAGCTCTACCACCTGTGCCACTATCACCTGGTCATGCATTGTAAATGATCAAGACTGAGTTTTTAAtgcataataaaataatatacaggCATGTGAAACCAGACTGTCTTTGGAGAGAATTTAGAATCACATAATTGAATCCTTTTCAACATGGAttcttatttaaaaataatttatcttTCCAGTATGTTTAGTGGATTGTTTACACTTTCACAAGTGTGTGCAGCAAAGTTACTGAGTCAGGCAATAGAAGAGAAACTAACACTTCAGACTGAGATTTAGTTACTAATTCGGATAGTAATTGAGACAGGTTCAGTTTcaatgattacattttttttttctcctaattTGCCTCAGATGACGGCTGGTTGGAGGTAGTCCAGTCACTTATTCGAGTTATCCCTCTGGATGATCCCCTGGGTCCTGCAGTTATTACACTTCTTTTGGATGAGTGTCCCTTACCAACGAAAGTAAGTTCAACTTGTAATCgttaagagattttttttttacttgtttttacaCCAAGTTTGAGATCATGTGAaatcattatgtttttttaaatggtaaactGAGCTTTAGGCTTTCACTATGCACTAGtggttaaaagtttggacacactttgtttgtttattttcattactgtttacattgtagatcctcactgaagacatcaaaactatgaatgaacatgtATGGAacgtagtaaagaaaaaattatcataaaataactcaaaactgttttttttaaaatagccACCTTTTGATTTATCATTGTTTTTGACCCAGACAAGGCACAACTATTAAGTGAAAGCTATTTCAGGCCACTTCTTTATTGAGAGAAGCCCAAGGATTTGCAGGGctgtcaacaaaataaaggatGGCTACTACTGGAGGATTTTACTATAAAATATGTAGtttattgaatatttttttcttttgctacataattccatttatcttgcatcatatatttgatgttttccgtACAACTTAAAGAAAAGTGGGCAAAGGGAGTAATCTCtcataagtatttgtacttGTGCTTACTTCCTTTGAGCTTTGTATGACATGCTTTATTTGCTTATAAATTACGTTTGTTTGGCTCTCATTTTGTCTCAattgtttatttgagctttttttaaaatgagAGCCAATGTGACTGATCAGATTTCAACAAGTGATTTGGCATTTCACATTTCACTCAGTCTAGACTAGACTGTTACTTTGTGACCACATCTTTTGTCAAAGGGATACACAGCCATGATGGTCATTAGAATTACTAAAccgtgtttttttattattatttattgtacaGGATGCTTTACAAAAACTGTCTGACATGTTGAGTCTGAGTGCAGCTGTAGCAAAACAAGATGCTTTATGCCCtgcaaaacacagaaacactacAGCTGTTCTGGGGTGTTTGGCTGAAAAATTGGCAGGTAATGTTGCCATTTTACCAcacaatttgtttatttgttcagtTGTGTACTAGTTTCAATAAATTAATAATGGTTAATGgtgttatatattatatatggtgtttctggaatttccccactgtgggactaataaaggcatatcttatcttctTTAAGGACCAGCAAGTATTGGTCTACTGAGCCCAGGAACCCTTGAATATCTTTTAGAAAGCTTGGTAAGCATAGCTGCTTTTATTGGTTCAACAGCCAAAAGAAAATGTAGTgaagaataatatttttttatttttttatttatttttattttcagagtTCAGAGGCTCATCCAACTGTTATGTTGTTTGCTCTCATTGCCTTGGAAAAGTTCTCTCAAACAAGTAAGTTTTATGGTACAAATAccattttcagtgttttaaaaaaaatatatttctgttttcagtattttttttatacttttcttttttccctaaCCTAATCTTGACTAGGTGAGAATAAACTGACAGTGTCGGAGTCTTGTATCAGTAATCAGCTTGCTGTTCTTGAGTCTTGGGCTGAACACCCAGATTACCTAAAGAGACAGGTTGGATTCTGCGCCCAGTGGAGTCTTGACAACTTGTGTGAGTTCCAGCTTATGCACTAATGTCCATATAAGACACCAGTTCCATTTGCTAATGGCAAATTTTCATTTTCTATTTCTTTATTACCGGTATTATCTTTTTCAGTTCTAAAAGAAGGACGGCAGTT
This genomic window contains:
- the rspry1 gene encoding RING finger and SPRY domain-containing protein 1, with protein sequence MIVAAWITFCACRSLAQVLLRLSSSNSFTTLWGTLATTSMGNSCVCREDSDFEDHHHGSTRASRGQSRRVDHGTTVGAEVGEARSSRPRDPVRPPRRGRGPHEPRRKKQNVDGLVLDTLAVIRTLVDNDQEPPYSMITLHEMAETDDGWLEVVQSLIRVIPLDDPLGPAVITLLLDECPLPTKDALQKLSDMLSLSAAVAKQDALCPAKHRNTTAVLGCLAEKLAGPASIGLLSPGTLEYLLESLSSEAHPTVMLFALIALEKFSQTSENKLTVSESCISNQLAVLESWAEHPDYLKRQVGFCAQWSLDNLFLKEGRQFTYEKVNLTNINAMLNSNDVSEYLKISPTGLEARCDASSFESVRCTFCVDSGIWYYEVTVITSGVMQIGWATKDSKFLNHEGYGIGDDEYSCAYDGCRQLIWYNARSKPHSHPCWKEGDAIGFLLDLSKKQMIFYLNGHQLPPEKQVFSSATSGFFAAASFMSYQQCEFNFGAKPFRHPPSVKFSTFNDFASLLPSEKIILPRHRRLALLKQVSIRDNCCTLCCDVMADTELRPCGHGGMCMECALQLETCPLCRQDIQTRVRLIAHVS